In one window of Mercurialis annua linkage group LG4, ddMerAnnu1.2, whole genome shotgun sequence DNA:
- the LOC126678157 gene encoding dirigent protein 22-like yields the protein MAETLIHFLTSTVLIFLFLSPAQSHSFSKRLSPDTIGLKKEKLTHLHFYFHDIITSKNPTAIPVTKPETNSSTLFGTIFVADDPLTVEPDINSKLVGKAQGMYGSASQTDVEFFMVFNFVFTEGKFNGSTLSLLGHNAIFSGVREMTIVGGSKVFRFARGYAQAKTHTIDLKTNNAIVEYNVYVFHY from the coding sequence ATGGCCGAAACCCTAATTCATTTTCTCACATCCACCGTActcattttcttatttctttcaCCAGCACAATCTCACAGTTTCTCAAAGAGATTATCTCCAGACACAATAGGCCTCAAAAAAGAGAAATTAACCCACCTTCACTTCTACTTCCATGACATAATTACAAGCAAAAACCCTACTGCAATCCCTGTCACCAAACCAGAAACAAACTCATCCACACTCTTCGGAACTATATTCGTGGCCGATGATCCATTAACTGTGGAGCCCGACATAAACTCGAAGCTTGTCGGAAAAGCGCAAGGGATGTACGGTTCAGCGTCGCAAACTGATGTTgaattttttatggtttttaattttgtgtTCACCGAAGGAAAATTTAATGGCAGCACTTTGAGTCTGTTAGGGCATAATGCTATATTTTCAGGAGTGAGAGAGATGACTATTGTTGGTGGAAGCAAAGTTTTCAGATTTGCTCGCGGTTATGCTCAGGCAAAGACACACACCATTGATCTCAAGACTAATAATGCCATTGTTGAGTATAATGTTTATGTCTTCCATTATtga